From Alcaligenes faecalis, the proteins below share one genomic window:
- a CDS encoding methyltransferase family protein, with protein MSGTSTLVQRNSLFYLLTQVVGVSFLFLWLASLTQDWSPLNPLLASSQQPGHMAHEMKEAQGLLTGLIAAASLSFVAWKLLRLRGQEALPSKRILLLGTSLFLLVPLLMLLLQHSVSSRHLEFLYRWMPEIKPLLEVGAIVAVGAGLLHLYFAGWALNQTRLRWGGLLAGLLCAFLLGLLEADQARINLTQVFASLAIVWLLGSIAFYPLIVNRKRWTAAHSERATVEQAWEHLASIQVQRRRTLAVFGGLMVVILPFFASTWAANSLVFQFTRMAGLGLVLIAVLGRCWCMLYLGGHKGSSLISQGPYSISRNPLYLFSLCAVTGMGALSGSLLLGPVLALFVYAVFNNVIDEEQVLLHKVFGQDYQAYCQRVPRLAPRLSLWNSPTELKISLTGLARTLRDALPYFLIWPVFALAQWLQINGWVPVLLRLP; from the coding sequence ATGTCCGGCACATCCACACTGGTGCAACGCAACTCCCTGTTCTATCTGCTGACGCAGGTTGTGGGGGTAAGCTTTCTGTTTCTTTGGCTGGCCAGCCTGACTCAAGACTGGTCCCCGCTCAATCCCTTATTGGCATCCAGTCAGCAACCGGGCCATATGGCCCATGAAATGAAAGAGGCCCAAGGCCTGCTGACCGGCCTGATTGCCGCTGCCAGTTTGTCCTTTGTCGCCTGGAAACTGCTGCGCTTGCGGGGCCAAGAAGCGTTGCCAAGTAAACGCATTCTGCTCTTGGGCACCAGTCTATTCCTGCTCGTCCCTTTGCTGATGCTGCTCTTGCAACACTCAGTCTCTTCCCGGCATCTGGAGTTTCTCTATCGCTGGATGCCTGAGATCAAGCCTTTGCTGGAAGTGGGAGCCATCGTCGCCGTAGGCGCTGGCCTGCTGCACCTGTATTTTGCCGGTTGGGCCTTGAACCAGACTCGGCTGCGCTGGGGCGGCCTGCTGGCCGGTTTGCTGTGCGCCTTTTTGCTGGGCCTGCTGGAGGCAGATCAGGCACGCATCAATCTGACGCAGGTATTTGCTTCGCTGGCGATTGTCTGGTTACTGGGAAGCATTGCTTTCTATCCCTTGATCGTGAACCGGAAACGCTGGACGGCCGCCCATAGCGAACGGGCAACAGTCGAACAGGCTTGGGAGCACCTGGCCAGCATTCAGGTACAACGCCGCCGCACCCTGGCAGTGTTTGGTGGCCTGATGGTCGTGATTCTGCCTTTCTTCGCCTCCACGTGGGCTGCCAACTCGCTGGTCTTTCAATTCACCCGCATGGCCGGTCTGGGGCTGGTCCTGATTGCCGTCCTGGGCCGCTGCTGGTGCATGTTGTACCTGGGTGGTCATAAAGGCTCCAGCCTGATCAGCCAAGGCCCCTACTCCATCAGCCGCAACCCGCTATACCTGTTTTCCCTCTGCGCCGTCACCGGCATGGGCGCCCTGTCCGGCAGCCTGCTGCTTGGTCCCGTGCTGGCCCTGTTTGTCTACGCCGTCTTCAACAATGTGATCGACGAAGAACAGGTTCTGCTGCACAAAGTTTTTGGCCAGGATTATCAGGCCTACTGCCAACGTGTCCCTCGTCTGGCGCCACGCCTGAGCCTGTGGAACAGCCCGACCGAGCTGAAAATCTCCCTGACGGGACTGGCCCGCACCTTGCGCGACGCCTTGCCCTACTTCCTGATCTGGCCCGTCTTTGCCTTGGCGCAGTGGCTGCAGATCAACGGCTGGGTCCCCGTACTACTACGTCTACCCTGA
- the dnaG gene encoding DNA primase translates to MIPESFVQELLARVDVVDVVGRYVQLRKGGANLLGLCPFHNEKSPSFTVSPTKQFYHCFGCGAHGSAISFLMEHTGASFPEAVRSLAGSVGMTVPEADRTPRQRAADARRKDELSRQHHILETAQGHYLRQLKQSPIAIDYLKRRGLDGETAARFGLGWTGTERRGLSAVFPQYEDKQLVESGLVIESEDGRRYDRFRSRVMFPIRSTKGHIIGFGGRLIEKGEPKYLNSPETTLFSKGHELYGLWEGRQGIRKEGFVLIVEGYMDVVALSQHGLHNAVATLGTATTEHHITKLMRASDRLVFCFDGDRAGRKAAWRALNTCLPLVRDDVSIRFMFLADNHDPDSFVREYGAEAFREQAQGAAALSRFFLDELAARHRMDEAEGRAACVHEALPLLLELADSTLKVQIQHEFARMVLLTPDELAQRLSTVEPVRRPVVDTPPAQDGLVARPAVPVQPAPATDEMAPFEDGFDGSFADSLPMDGWQDEPDWQPQEQYQERPASGRGKGGKNNRQRQERAVLGGSRAVTPMAKRLLRLLIGHPTLVGELGDQQLEILAQSPHLRLVQELIALSNISSARHAGALLEAVDPESDLAPVLEALATELLGEEELPDPQGEWRDALHRIELDAIKAEQSALVATGLQEPEQRQRYQELTRRIALLNAAYTRQVK, encoded by the coding sequence TTGATCCCTGAATCTTTTGTTCAGGAACTGCTCGCCCGTGTCGATGTCGTAGATGTCGTCGGGCGATATGTGCAGTTGCGCAAAGGCGGGGCCAACTTGCTTGGCCTGTGCCCTTTTCACAACGAAAAATCCCCTTCATTTACAGTCAGTCCGACCAAGCAGTTTTACCATTGCTTCGGTTGTGGCGCTCACGGATCGGCTATCTCGTTCCTGATGGAACACACAGGGGCTTCATTCCCCGAGGCGGTACGCAGCTTGGCTGGGTCCGTCGGAATGACTGTGCCCGAAGCAGATCGCACCCCACGCCAACGTGCTGCCGATGCGCGTCGTAAAGACGAACTATCGCGCCAGCATCATATTCTTGAGACGGCACAGGGGCATTACCTACGTCAGCTAAAACAATCTCCCATTGCTATCGACTACCTGAAACGTCGTGGCCTGGATGGGGAGACGGCTGCCCGTTTCGGCCTGGGCTGGACAGGCACGGAGCGACGCGGGCTATCGGCTGTATTTCCGCAGTACGAAGACAAGCAACTGGTTGAGTCCGGCCTGGTGATCGAGTCCGAGGATGGTCGTCGCTACGACCGTTTTCGTTCGCGCGTCATGTTTCCGATCCGCAGTACCAAGGGCCATATCATTGGCTTTGGTGGCCGTCTGATCGAAAAAGGCGAGCCCAAGTACCTGAACTCGCCAGAAACCACGCTGTTTTCCAAAGGACACGAGCTGTACGGCTTGTGGGAAGGACGTCAGGGCATACGCAAAGAAGGCTTTGTCCTGATTGTTGAAGGTTATATGGACGTGGTGGCGCTGTCGCAACATGGCTTGCACAATGCCGTAGCGACTCTGGGCACCGCGACTACTGAACACCACATCACCAAACTGATGCGCGCCAGCGACAGGTTGGTGTTTTGCTTTGATGGTGACAGGGCAGGGCGCAAAGCTGCCTGGCGTGCCTTGAATACCTGCTTGCCCCTGGTTCGTGACGACGTATCCATCCGTTTCATGTTCCTGGCGGATAACCACGACCCGGATTCTTTTGTTCGTGAGTACGGCGCGGAAGCGTTTCGCGAGCAAGCCCAGGGAGCCGCCGCTTTATCGCGCTTTTTCCTGGATGAGCTGGCGGCTCGCCATCGCATGGACGAGGCCGAAGGCCGTGCGGCCTGCGTACACGAAGCGTTGCCTTTGCTGCTGGAGCTGGCTGACAGTACCTTGAAAGTGCAGATTCAGCACGAATTTGCCCGTATGGTGTTGTTGACGCCGGACGAGCTGGCACAGCGCCTGAGCACGGTAGAGCCGGTGCGTCGACCGGTTGTCGACACGCCACCGGCGCAAGATGGCCTGGTTGCCAGGCCTGCCGTACCGGTGCAGCCTGCGCCCGCAACGGATGAGATGGCCCCGTTTGAGGATGGTTTTGACGGCTCCTTTGCCGACAGCCTGCCTATGGATGGCTGGCAGGACGAGCCCGATTGGCAGCCTCAGGAGCAATATCAGGAGCGGCCAGCATCAGGTCGCGGCAAGGGTGGCAAGAATAACCGTCAGCGGCAAGAGCGCGCAGTCCTGGGTGGCAGCCGTGCCGTGACCCCCATGGCCAAGCGATTGCTGCGCTTGCTCATTGGGCATCCCACCTTGGTGGGCGAGCTGGGCGATCAACAACTTGAAATTTTGGCGCAAAGTCCCCACTTACGTTTAGTGCAAGAGCTGATTGCCTTAAGCAATATCAGCTCGGCGCGTCATGCAGGCGCTTTGCTGGAGGCCGTGGACCCCGAGTCCGATCTGGCTCCTGTGCTGGAGGCGCTGGCTACGGAGCTTTTGGGCGAGGAAGAATTGCCTGATCCCCAAGGCGAATGGCGTGATGCGCTGCATCGCATCGAACTGGATGCGATCAAGGCAGAGCAGTCGGCATTGGTCGCTACGGGCTTGCAAGAGCCCGAACAGCGTCAGCGTTATCAAGAATTGACACGCCGTATTGCTTTGTTGAATGCTGCTTATACTCGGCAAGTGAAGTAA
- the guaD gene encoding guanine deaminase, whose protein sequence is MTTSLHSACAYRAQLLYFVADPATLEDPAEAVRYHSDGLLLVNEQGQIQACGDWAELSQSLPAGTKTVDLSGKIIMPGMIDTHLHFPQTDIIASPSSGLLPWLETYTFPTEGRFGDSEHAREVAGVFLDELLRNGTTTALVYGSVHRQSVDAFFEESHERNLRMIAGKVMMDRNCPDYLQDTAESGARDSEDLIKRWHGKGRQLYALTPRFAPTSTPEQLAACGELARAYPDVFLQTHVAENKDEIKWVSELFPKNRSYLDVYDSFGLLRPRAIYGHSIWLDEQDRARMHETGSIAAHCPTSNLFLASGLFDFQSIRQSKVLHTLATDVGGGTSFSMLRTMNEAHKVARLNNYHLTAASMFYMATEGAARALDLQGQIGTLAPGAEADFIVMDPKATPLMARRSTMLNSLEEQLFMLALLGDDRCIQASYSAGRCVHQRDH, encoded by the coding sequence ATGACTACCTCTTTACACTCCGCCTGCGCCTACCGTGCCCAACTGCTGTACTTTGTAGCGGACCCCGCCACGCTGGAAGATCCTGCCGAAGCCGTGCGCTATCACAGTGACGGTCTGCTGCTGGTCAACGAACAGGGCCAGATTCAAGCCTGTGGCGACTGGGCCGAACTGTCGCAGAGCCTGCCGGCCGGTACAAAAACCGTGGACCTGAGCGGGAAAATCATCATGCCTGGCATGATCGACACCCACCTGCATTTTCCGCAAACCGACATTATTGCCTCTCCCTCCAGCGGCCTGTTGCCCTGGCTGGAAACCTATACCTTCCCCACTGAAGGCCGTTTTGGCGATAGCGAACACGCCCGCGAAGTAGCTGGCGTGTTTCTGGACGAACTGCTGCGCAACGGCACCACCACCGCCCTGGTCTACGGCAGTGTGCACCGTCAATCCGTGGACGCCTTCTTTGAAGAAAGCCACGAACGCAATCTGCGCATGATTGCGGGCAAAGTGATGATGGATCGCAACTGCCCCGACTATCTGCAAGATACCGCCGAGTCGGGCGCACGCGATTCGGAGGATCTGATCAAGCGCTGGCACGGCAAGGGCCGCCAACTGTATGCATTGACCCCCCGTTTTGCGCCCACCTCCACCCCGGAGCAATTAGCCGCCTGTGGTGAACTGGCCCGCGCCTACCCCGATGTGTTTCTGCAAACCCACGTGGCAGAAAACAAGGACGAGATCAAATGGGTTAGCGAGCTGTTCCCCAAGAACCGCAGCTACCTGGACGTATACGACAGCTTTGGTCTGCTGCGCCCCCGAGCCATCTACGGCCACAGTATCTGGCTGGATGAGCAGGACCGCGCCCGCATGCACGAAACCGGCAGTATCGCGGCCCACTGCCCTACCTCCAACCTGTTCCTGGCCTCCGGCCTGTTCGATTTCCAGTCCATTCGCCAAAGCAAGGTGCTGCACACCCTGGCCACCGATGTGGGCGGCGGTACGTCTTTCTCCATGCTGCGCACCATGAACGAGGCGCACAAGGTGGCCCGTCTGAACAACTACCACCTGACTGCCGCGTCCATGTTCTACATGGCTACCGAAGGGGCGGCCCGTGCGCTGGACCTGCAGGGTCAAATCGGCACGCTGGCCCCGGGTGCCGAGGCTGACTTTATCGTGATGGACCCAAAGGCCACCCCCTTGATGGCCCGCCGCAGCACCATGCTGAACTCGCTGGAAGAGCAATTGTTCATGCTGGCCCTGCTGGGTGACGATCGCTGCATTCAGGCCAGCTACAGCGCAGGCCGCTGCGTGCATCAGCGCGATCACTAA
- a CDS encoding sensor histidine kinase — MRKSLRRSRFMSTLTQRVSLALTLIATLLVMIMGGLAYVAFARMEDEMVNAMLVSYARNPTLLPDSAYDRSEALGAELDSYWFLPGQALDNLPEFARVPEPGIYEFHLSSDTWHVLRQDKEQGQLYLVYRATPHEDRVREFGLILILIGSATILLVFLLGRRVARHAVAPMLTLSRHLENWAPGRSGLPEHQDDEAGRLIRAFNRMQEQVEELLTHEREFAANLGHELRTGLTALRSDCELLLLQLPEGPQQQRLQRMMSQADAVTASLDAAESLAYTAERHVRDVEVHELAQQTWQAVALLDADSHKVRWSNLVPDTLLYTLDPYALSMLLRILMRNAIDHAAPCKLQLSWIAPSVLALQDDGPGIAKQDQILIFERHFSQGKQLATGLREEGHRGIGLALARQLALAQGWSLSVQSGPDGKGCIFKLDLDPS, encoded by the coding sequence ATGCGCAAATCCCTGCGTCGCAGCCGCTTCATGAGCACCCTGACCCAACGGGTCTCCTTGGCCTTGACCCTGATTGCCACCTTGCTGGTCATGATCATGGGCGGGCTGGCCTACGTGGCCTTCGCGCGTATGGAAGACGAAATGGTCAATGCCATGCTGGTTTCCTACGCACGCAATCCCACCTTGCTGCCCGACAGCGCCTACGACCGCAGCGAAGCCTTGGGGGCCGAACTGGACAGCTACTGGTTCTTGCCAGGCCAGGCCCTGGATAATCTGCCCGAGTTTGCCCGCGTTCCCGAACCGGGCATTTACGAGTTTCATCTAAGCAGCGACACCTGGCACGTGCTGCGCCAGGACAAGGAGCAAGGTCAGTTGTATCTGGTGTACCGCGCCACCCCTCACGAAGATCGGGTCCGTGAATTCGGCCTGATCCTGATTCTTATCGGGTCAGCAACTATTTTGCTGGTATTTTTGCTGGGCCGCCGTGTCGCTCGCCATGCCGTGGCTCCCATGCTGACTCTGTCTCGCCACCTGGAAAACTGGGCACCGGGCCGCTCCGGCCTGCCAGAACATCAGGACGATGAAGCAGGACGTCTGATCAGGGCCTTTAATCGCATGCAGGAACAAGTGGAAGAACTGCTGACCCACGAGCGAGAGTTCGCCGCCAATCTGGGCCATGAACTACGCACTGGCCTGACGGCCCTACGCAGCGACTGCGAGCTTTTGCTGCTGCAACTGCCCGAAGGCCCACAACAACAGCGCCTGCAACGCATGATGTCACAAGCTGACGCTGTTACTGCCAGCCTGGATGCTGCAGAAAGCCTTGCCTATACCGCAGAGCGCCATGTGCGCGACGTGGAGGTCCATGAACTGGCCCAGCAAACCTGGCAGGCCGTCGCCTTGCTGGATGCAGATAGCCACAAAGTACGCTGGAGCAACCTGGTGCCCGATACCTTGCTCTACACCCTGGACCCCTATGCCCTGTCCATGCTGCTGCGTATCCTGATGCGCAACGCCATCGACCATGCCGCACCCTGCAAGCTGCAACTAAGCTGGATTGCTCCCTCAGTCCTGGCTTTGCAAGATGACGGCCCGGGCATCGCCAAGCAAGATCAAATCCTGATATTTGAGCGTCACTTCAGCCAGGGCAAACAACTGGCGACAGGGCTGCGCGAAGAAGGCCACAGAGGCATAGGCCTGGCACTGGCACGCCAACTGGCACTGGCCCAGGGCTGGAGCTTGAGCGTGCAAAGTGGGCCGGATGGCAAGGGCTGCATATTCAAGCTGGATCTGGATCCGTCCTGA
- a CDS encoding phosphoribosyltransferase has translation MSLPPNSDTDEWVSWEQYNRLIEQLALSIHESGWKFDKIVCLARGGMRVGDVISRIYDVPLGILATSSYREAAGTEQGDLDIAQYITITRGTLDGNVLLVDDMVDTGKTFMRVRDHLRAQFPAITELKTAVLWWKGHAQVDPDYYVSKLPTNPWIHQPFEDYDSIRPHQLDAWIRKGTGQA, from the coding sequence ATGAGTCTGCCCCCAAATAGCGATACTGATGAATGGGTTTCCTGGGAACAATACAATCGCCTGATTGAACAATTGGCCCTGAGCATTCACGAATCAGGCTGGAAATTCGACAAAATTGTTTGCCTGGCCCGAGGCGGCATGAGAGTGGGAGACGTTATTTCGCGCATCTATGATGTACCCCTGGGCATTTTGGCCACCAGCAGCTATCGCGAAGCGGCTGGTACCGAACAGGGCGATCTGGATATTGCGCAATACATCACCATTACCCGTGGCACTCTGGATGGCAATGTGCTGCTGGTGGATGATATGGTCGATACCGGCAAGACTTTTATGCGTGTACGTGATCACCTGCGTGCACAGTTTCCCGCGATCACCGAGCTGAAAACTGCCGTTTTGTGGTGGAAAGGCCACGCCCAGGTCGACCCGGACTACTACGTGTCCAAGTTGCCCACAAATCCCTGGATTCATCAGCCTTTTGAGGACTACGATAGCATTCGCCCTCATCAGCTGGACGCCTGGATTCGCAAGGGTACTGGCCAGGCTTGA
- a CDS encoding response regulator transcription factor, translating into MRVLIVENDTTIAENLYTYLELKGFAVDAAYDGNGALSLLQDQDFDALVLDLGLPGLDGFGVLQALRQSRQTPIPTLVLTARSQLESKLTAFDLGADDYLIKPFALAEVEARLRALMRRGPPQVQHGSLHWEGLEYNLDSALVQVNGQALHLSFKARQLLEAFLRDPQAILTRRALEKTLWPQGSPSPEALRSQIHLLRRALSEAGAGTIETLPGMGWRLQAEH; encoded by the coding sequence ATGCGTGTCCTGATTGTCGAAAACGATACGACCATTGCTGAAAACCTGTACACCTATCTGGAGCTGAAAGGCTTTGCGGTTGATGCTGCCTATGATGGCAATGGCGCGCTGTCATTGCTGCAAGATCAGGATTTTGATGCGCTGGTACTGGATCTGGGCCTCCCCGGCCTGGACGGCTTCGGTGTTCTGCAGGCGCTGCGTCAGTCTCGGCAAACCCCCATCCCCACCCTGGTCCTGACTGCCCGCAGCCAGCTGGAGAGCAAGCTCACCGCCTTTGACCTGGGGGCCGACGATTACCTGATCAAGCCCTTTGCCCTGGCCGAGGTCGAAGCCCGACTACGCGCCCTGATGCGCCGCGGCCCGCCACAGGTACAGCACGGCTCACTACATTGGGAAGGTCTGGAATACAACCTGGATTCCGCATTGGTCCAGGTAAACGGACAAGCGCTGCACTTGAGCTTCAAAGCCCGCCAACTACTGGAAGCCTTCCTGCGTGACCCGCAAGCCATTCTGACGCGTCGGGCACTGGAAAAAACGCTATGGCCCCAAGGGTCCCCCTCACCCGAGGCACTGCGCAGCCAGATCCACCTCCTGCGTCGCGCCTTGTCCGAGGCAGGTGCCGGCACCATCGAAACCCTGCCCGGCATGGGCTGGCGTCTGCAAGCGGAACACTGA
- the rpoD gene encoding RNA polymerase sigma factor RpoD gives MTQTTGKTSTTVSRSAKKTLAATAKSGASSSVELDELHESGEPGAAPAKKAAKKAAAKKTVAKKAAAKKTAAKAATGGRRGRPAKNANNDGIDFVDDDEMGEEEVIPDLKPVAKRGAKRAKAEKDVFGVRGQLSPEEQEARRNRLKALIKLGKDRGYLTYSEINDHLPDDLVDVEAIDGIIGTFSDMGISVYDQAPDADTLLMSDNAPMASSDDDVEDEAEAALTTVDSDFGRTTDPVRMYMREMGSVELLTREGEIEIAKRIEDGLKHMVMAIAACPTTVNEILAYVQRVREGVMQIDEVVDGLVDDDGEEYAGSGVTADDEDEGPAGGMSSKQIEYLRNKSLKKFDIIGEWFDKMRVSFESEGYKSAGYVQAQETILNEFMGIRFTAKMVEKLADTMREQVAIVRQHEREILTICVDRADMPRAHFIKAFPGNETNLDWVVQEVAAGHPYSSILERHIPAIQEVQQKLIDLQTSVVLPLKDLKEVNKRMTTGEAKARKAKREMTEANLRLVISIAKKYTNRGLQFLDLIQEGNIGLMKAVDKFEYRRGYKFSTYATWWIRQAITRSIADQARTIRIPVHMIETINKMNRINRQILQETGVEPDPATLAQKMDMPEDKVRKILKIAKEPISMETPIGDDDDSHLGDFIEDNNTVSPSDSALHGSMRDVVKDVLDSLTPREAKVLRMRFGIEMSTDQTLEEVGKQFDVTRERIRQIEAKALRKLRHPSRADKLKSFLESQ, from the coding sequence ATGACTCAAACGACTGGTAAAACCTCGACGACGGTCTCTCGGTCTGCTAAGAAAACCTTGGCCGCGACAGCAAAATCAGGGGCATCAAGCTCGGTAGAGCTCGATGAGCTTCACGAAAGTGGAGAGCCAGGCGCAGCGCCTGCCAAAAAGGCAGCTAAAAAGGCGGCTGCTAAAAAGACGGTAGCTAAAAAAGCAGCTGCCAAGAAAACAGCGGCTAAAGCCGCTACCGGCGGTCGCCGTGGACGTCCTGCAAAAAATGCCAATAACGACGGTATCGACTTTGTCGATGACGACGAAATGGGCGAAGAAGAGGTCATTCCTGATCTCAAGCCGGTGGCCAAGCGTGGTGCCAAGCGCGCCAAAGCCGAAAAAGACGTTTTCGGTGTACGTGGCCAGTTGAGCCCTGAAGAACAGGAAGCACGCCGCAACCGCCTCAAGGCCCTGATCAAGCTGGGCAAGGACCGCGGTTACCTGACCTACAGTGAAATCAACGATCACCTGCCCGATGATCTGGTGGATGTCGAAGCCATTGATGGCATTATCGGCACCTTCAGTGACATGGGTATTTCGGTTTACGACCAGGCTCCCGACGCTGACACCTTGCTCATGAGCGATAACGCGCCCATGGCATCCAGCGACGACGACGTTGAGGACGAAGCTGAAGCCGCTCTGACTACCGTGGACTCTGACTTCGGTCGCACGACTGACCCTGTGCGTATGTACATGCGTGAAATGGGCTCGGTGGAACTGCTGACCCGCGAAGGTGAAATTGAAATCGCCAAGCGTATTGAAGATGGCTTGAAGCACATGGTGATGGCGATTGCCGCGTGCCCAACCACGGTTAACGAGATCCTGGCTTACGTTCAGCGTGTACGCGAAGGCGTCATGCAGATCGACGAAGTGGTTGACGGTCTGGTGGACGATGATGGCGAAGAATACGCCGGTTCCGGTGTAACCGCTGACGACGAGGACGAAGGTCCAGCCGGCGGCATGAGCAGCAAGCAGATTGAATACCTGCGCAACAAGTCGCTCAAGAAATTCGACATCATTGGCGAATGGTTTGACAAGATGCGCGTGTCCTTCGAGTCCGAAGGCTACAAGAGTGCAGGCTATGTACAAGCCCAGGAAACCATCCTGAACGAATTCATGGGCATTCGCTTTACTGCCAAGATGGTGGAAAAGCTGGCCGACACCATGCGTGAGCAGGTTGCCATCGTGCGTCAGCACGAGCGCGAAATCCTGACCATCTGTGTGGATCGTGCTGATATGCCACGTGCACACTTCATCAAGGCTTTCCCCGGGAACGAAACCAATCTGGATTGGGTGGTGCAGGAGGTGGCTGCAGGCCATCCTTACAGCTCCATTCTGGAACGTCACATTCCTGCCATTCAGGAAGTTCAGCAAAAACTGATCGACCTGCAAACCAGTGTTGTGCTGCCGTTGAAGGACCTGAAAGAAGTCAACAAACGCATGACCACGGGTGAAGCCAAGGCACGTAAAGCCAAGCGCGAAATGACCGAGGCCAACTTGCGTCTGGTGATCTCTATTGCCAAGAAGTACACCAACCGTGGCTTGCAGTTCCTGGATCTGATTCAGGAAGGCAATATCGGTTTGATGAAGGCAGTGGACAAGTTCGAATACCGTCGCGGCTACAAATTCTCCACATACGCAACGTGGTGGATTCGTCAGGCCATTACGCGTTCGATCGCTGACCAGGCTCGCACGATTCGTATTCCGGTTCACATGATCGAGACGATCAACAAGATGAACCGTATCAATCGTCAGATCCTGCAGGAAACCGGCGTTGAGCCCGATCCCGCAACCCTGGCCCAGAAGATGGACATGCCCGAGGACAAGGTTCGCAAGATCCTGAAGATCGCCAAAGAGCCTATCTCCATGGAAACGCCTATCGGTGACGATGACGATTCCCACCTGGGCGATTTCATCGAGGACAACAACACCGTTTCGCCATCGGATTCCGCTTTGCACGGTTCCATGCGCGATGTGGTGAAAGATGTCCTGGATTCCCTGACGCCACGCGAAGCCAAAGTGCTGCGTATGCGTTTCGGTATCGAGATGAGCACCGACCAGACTCTGGAAGAGGTGGGCAAGCAGTTTGACGTAACGCGTGAGCGTATTCGTCAAATAGAAGCCAAGGCATTGCGCAAGCTGCGTCATCCTAGCCGCGCCGACAAACTGAAGAGCTTCCTGGAAAGCCAGTAA
- the rpsU gene encoding 30S ribosomal protein S21 yields the protein MSIVRLKENEPFEVALRRFKRTIEKTGLLTELRSREFYEKPTAERKRKHAAAVKRHYKRIRSQQLPPRLY from the coding sequence ATGTCCATTGTTCGCCTGAAAGAAAACGAACCCTTTGAAGTTGCTCTGCGCCGCTTCAAACGCACTATTGAAAAAACCGGTCTGTTGACCGAGCTGCGTTCGCGCGAATTCTACGAAAAGCCAACGGCTGAGCGCAAGCGCAAGCACGCTGCCGCCGTGAAGCGTCACTACAAACGCATCCGCAGCCAGCAACTGCCTCCACGCTTGTATTGA